In Methanothrix sp., a genomic segment contains:
- a CDS encoding DNA-directed RNA polymerase subunit L, with protein MNLKIISKTENEAVIEFLREGHTILNLLRTELLKDERVLLATYDTRFPVMDNPIFRLITKGDDPVLILKEATSRIIDQCEEFSQVYAEAMK; from the coding sequence ATGAATCTGAAGATAATTTCCAAGACCGAGAATGAGGCCGTCATCGAGTTTCTGAGGGAAGGCCATACCATTCTCAACCTGCTCCGAACTGAGCTGTTGAAGGACGAGAGGGTGCTCCTGGCAACTTACGACACCAGGTTTCCGGTAATGGACAACCCCATCTTCCGGCTCATCACCAAAGGGGATGACCCCGTCCTCATTCTGAAGGAGGCTACATCCAGAATCATAGATCAATGTGAGGAGTTCTCGCAAGTGTATGCAGAAGCGATGAAGTAG
- a CDS encoding exosome complex RNA-binding protein Csl4: MMDGCFVLPGDMVGSLEEFIPGDYTYAREGMIFANTAGLVRVDPKTRSASIIPKTNPPVKLSQGDIVVGEVIDLKDSLVIVSLAFKKGHEDRPISDEEATIHISNVRNSYVKDLRSLFSMRDILKAKIVDGRQMRLSTGDEDLGVIKAYCNRCLTGLMKKDGKLVCPNCGNNETRKMSSAYGLGVV, translated from the coding sequence ATGATGGACGGTTGCTTTGTGCTTCCTGGAGATATGGTGGGGTCATTGGAGGAGTTCATTCCCGGAGACTATACCTATGCCAGGGAAGGAATGATCTTTGCAAATACAGCCGGCTTGGTCAGGGTTGACCCCAAGACCAGGTCTGCCAGCATCATACCCAAGACCAACCCCCCAGTCAAGCTCAGCCAGGGCGATATAGTGGTGGGTGAGGTGATCGATCTCAAAGATAGCCTGGTGATAGTCTCCCTGGCCTTCAAGAAGGGGCATGAGGACAGGCCGATCTCAGATGAGGAGGCCACTATTCACATATCCAATGTGAGAAACTCCTATGTCAAGGACCTGCGCTCTCTCTTCTCTATGCGCGATATCCTCAAGGCGAAGATCGTCGATGGACGGCAGATGAGGCTATCGACAGGGGATGAGGATCTGGGAGTGATAAAGGCTTATTGCAACCGCTGTCTCACCGGCCTGATGAAAAAGGATGGAAAGCTTGTCTGCCCCAACTGCGGCAATAACGAGACAAGAAAGATGAGCTCTGCCTATGGGCTGGGGGTTGTGTAG
- a CDS encoding METTL5 family protein: MKRKQLEMMLERLEGFSKPSFAREQYSTPASVAAELLFLAAMHNDLGRVCDLGSGTGVLAIGAALMGAQAVGVEIDRDALATARKNADKLGVDVDFIWADVKSLELKGIDTVVMNPPFGAQKTSEGDRAFLSCAQRIAKRIYSLHNRGSSHFIKKYIYPNLVQEVYCIPFPLKRCFEFHSHDLKMIEVELYRITCGDCSDCGDCSDCGDCSDCGD; this comes from the coding sequence ATGAAGAGAAAGCAGTTGGAGATGATGCTAGAGCGGCTGGAGGGCTTCTCTAAACCCTCATTTGCCCGAGAGCAGTACTCAACCCCTGCCTCTGTGGCAGCCGAGCTTCTCTTCCTGGCTGCAATGCATAATGATCTGGGCAGGGTCTGCGATCTGGGGAGCGGGACTGGCGTTCTTGCTATAGGCGCGGCGCTCATGGGTGCGCAGGCAGTGGGGGTGGAGATAGATCGGGATGCTCTGGCCACGGCCAGGAAGAACGCAGATAAACTGGGCGTGGATGTGGATTTTATCTGGGCCGATGTCAAAAGCCTGGAGCTGAAGGGCATAGATACAGTGGTCATGAACCCCCCTTTTGGTGCTCAGAAGACAAGTGAAGGAGATCGCGCTTTCCTCTCCTGTGCCCAGAGGATTGCCAAGAGGATTTACTCTCTTCACAACCGGGGAAGCTCCCATTTCATTAAAAAATATATATATCCTAACCTGGTGCAGGAGGTCTATTGCATCCCCTTTCCTTTGAAGAGGTGCTTTGAGTTTCACAGCCATGATCTGAAGATGATTGAGGTTGAGCTGTACAGAATAACCTGCGGCGATTGCAGCGACTGTGGTGATTGCAGCGACTGTGGTGATTGCAGCGACTGCGGCGATTAA
- a CDS encoding tetratricopeptide repeat protein: protein MDQLVVLQEIYSSFSRGGDGLQEISSRAIEGSCPELIAKLLEGAKHGQIDEDVCRQLSGCLVDVYEIKRMGDICRGAGMYALAINNYNKALSLCHDSVLRPVLQNNLGQAYARQGDLARAVFYYKKSACCFEKSGDLIGLAHVLGNLGSAYRQNKDWDRAIEYCYRSLKTFEEKGDDLGIAQMTGSLGRIYADMGERDLAARYFERSLEDFQGLGDKKSAAWILDRMGRIASERYDWDGALSCYQQSLALFEEQGHTPSKGIVLSNMGRMHLERGDASKARECLEDAIPLIGQRSLPGRANALSALAATYSTLAEGSLLEAEDNEDLGLGSGRLQRQEASRNFSLASGCFLELQSTLPGIEGGVERNAKIAECRSHLARLSGYISDEEAVDLADKALASLDLAAENADEPESSRIKGLERSITGIREARSIGLMGDEPWRLSRSVCRAIEHLLAGARVCEASDVSSSMTLALEGFLASMKVKNAAEYPAEGLSIAVAQLRHAGEHLSAHPSSHLPAHSSALKRDSRERDARRLIEAAAILEGQRSRNDISAPAGEDGGHNRICFGPERDALLLIGSAMINSLLEQIDDTREILVWDESLNLIPSEKRIQIDIVEEDGEGYGESGEGYGESGEGCETDEEITSDPERDYEMLPDLEISEDRAQAQELILADGTVEPSEFYLSEIVYPTENWLVPARGSAICRKGNPIGFNTWRRSQFYGPGPFDRLEKPSDGMERIEEGADGGLLEALHLNGDGAGEKERWENELEHPGPGPREPLLEGEGEKDKEAKNRVCLFSSKTAVLLIKVMAVVVILLMAIEAVLYLI from the coding sequence ATGGACCAATTAGTCGTTCTCCAGGAGATCTATTCATCGTTTTCCCGGGGGGGGGATGGCCTGCAAGAAATCAGCAGCAGGGCCATTGAAGGAAGTTGCCCGGAGCTGATAGCCAAATTGCTGGAAGGTGCGAAGCATGGCCAGATCGATGAGGATGTCTGTCGCCAGCTTTCGGGCTGCCTTGTGGATGTCTATGAGATCAAGCGGATGGGGGATATCTGCCGCGGGGCGGGCATGTATGCTCTGGCCATAAACAACTACAACAAAGCCCTTTCTCTCTGCCACGATTCCGTTCTCAGGCCGGTGCTTCAGAACAACCTTGGCCAGGCCTATGCCCGTCAGGGCGATCTGGCCAGAGCCGTCTTCTATTATAAGAAATCCGCCTGCTGCTTTGAGAAGTCCGGGGATCTCATAGGCCTAGCTCATGTCCTGGGAAACCTGGGATCTGCCTATAGACAGAACAAAGATTGGGATCGGGCCATAGAATACTGCTATCGCAGCCTGAAGACCTTCGAGGAGAAGGGGGACGATCTCGGCATTGCTCAGATGACTGGAAGCCTGGGGCGGATCTATGCCGATATGGGTGAGAGAGATCTAGCAGCCCGATACTTCGAGAGGAGCCTGGAGGACTTCCAAGGGCTGGGGGATAAGAAGAGCGCCGCCTGGATACTGGATCGGATGGGGAGGATTGCCAGTGAGAGATATGACTGGGATGGTGCCTTGAGCTGCTATCAGCAGAGCCTCGCTTTATTCGAGGAGCAAGGTCATACCCCAAGCAAGGGGATTGTCCTCTCCAATATGGGACGGATGCATCTGGAGAGGGGGGATGCTTCAAAGGCTCGCGAATGCCTGGAGGATGCCATACCCCTGATCGGCCAGCGTTCACTGCCCGGCAGGGCGAATGCCCTCTCCGCCCTGGCTGCGACCTACAGCACCCTGGCAGAAGGCAGCCTGCTGGAGGCAGAGGATAATGAGGACCTGGGACTGGGCTCAGGCCGGCTGCAAAGGCAAGAAGCATCAAGGAACTTCAGCCTGGCTTCAGGCTGCTTCTTGGAGCTTCAGTCCACCCTTCCCGGAATAGAGGGGGGTGTGGAGAGAAATGCAAAAATTGCTGAATGCAGGTCTCACCTTGCCAGGTTATCAGGCTACATCTCTGATGAGGAGGCAGTAGACCTCGCAGATAAGGCTCTGGCATCGCTGGATCTGGCAGCAGAGAATGCAGATGAGCCGGAGAGCTCCCGGATCAAAGGGCTGGAGAGGAGCATCACCGGGATCAGAGAGGCAAGATCGATCGGTCTGATGGGAGATGAACCCTGGCGGCTGTCCAGGTCGGTCTGCAGAGCAATCGAGCATCTTCTGGCAGGAGCCAGGGTTTGCGAGGCCTCAGATGTAAGCAGCAGTATGACCCTTGCTCTGGAGGGCTTTTTGGCCAGCATGAAGGTCAAGAATGCAGCAGAGTACCCCGCCGAGGGCCTCAGTATCGCAGTTGCACAGCTGCGCCATGCTGGAGAGCATCTCTCTGCCCATCCTTCTTCTCATCTCCCCGCTCATTCCTCTGCTTTAAAAAGGGACTCCAGGGAGAGGGATGCTCGCAGGCTGATCGAGGCGGCAGCAATTCTGGAGGGACAGAGGAGCAGGAATGATATCTCTGCACCAGCTGGCGAGGATGGTGGCCACAACCGGATATGCTTTGGCCCGGAGAGGGATGCATTGCTGCTCATAGGCAGTGCGATGATCAACAGCCTGCTAGAGCAGATCGATGATACCAGGGAGATCCTGGTCTGGGATGAATCTTTGAATCTGATTCCCAGTGAAAAGAGGATACAGATCGATATCGTCGAAGAGGATGGAGAAGGATACGGGGAGAGTGGAGAAGGATACGGGGAGAGTGGAGAAGGATGCGAAACGGATGAGGAGATCACCTCCGATCCGGAAAGGGATTATGAAATGCTGCCCGATCTGGAGATCTCAGAGGATAGGGCGCAGGCACAGGAACTGATTTTAGCCGATGGCACAGTTGAGCCCTCTGAGTTCTATCTATCCGAGATCGTATATCCCACTGAGAACTGGCTGGTTCCTGCCAGGGGCAGTGCCATTTGCAGGAAGGGCAATCCCATCGGTTTTAATACCTGGAGGCGATCGCAATTCTATGGGCCTGGCCCCTTCGACCGCCTGGAGAAGCCCAGCGACGGTATGGAGAGGATTGAGGAAGGGGCGGATGGTGGACTTCTGGAGGCGCTTCATCTCAATGGCGATGGAGCGGGAGAGAAGGAGAGATGGGAGAACGAGCTTGAACATCCCGGTCCTGGGCCTCGCGAGCCCCTCTTGGAGGGGGAGGGGGAGAAGGATAAAGAGGCAAAAAACAGGGTCTGCCTGTTCAGTTCAAAGACTGCAGTACTCCTGATCAAGGTCATGGCAGTGGTGGTGATTCTGCTCATGGCCATCGAAGCGGTGCTATATTTGATATAG